GAAGCAATCTGAGAATGAGATGGGAGCCTCAGAATATTGATTGATGTTACAATTTTTATATTAACTTTATTGGTTATTTACTTGTAAGAATCACTTTGATCAGCAAGGGGAAGAGAAACATCTGACACAGGGATGGGGACCAAATCTATGGTATAATTAGGCACAGAGATTCCCCTTCTGTCGTTTACAGGTATCAAACCAAAGAAGATAGAGAGGGAACCTGTTACAGCAGGGCGTGGTGCAGGCAGGAAAAAGGTCCCCTGATAGCTAAGAGAAAAACAGGGTTTATTAAGGGAACTAACAACACTGGGGATGGCGCAAAATTAAAGGGACTGCAAGGGGGGAGAACAAAATGGGAGAAATAAAAACTTAACAAAAGAAACCACAAAGCAAATACACTGGGGAACAGGACTGTAACTGCACACAATGACAGACTAACAAATGGAGTGAGGACAGTACACTTAAATACATAAAAGAAAACCAGGGGAAACACATGGTCGGtgtaaatcataatcaaattaaCCAATCACTATAGGAGCACGGCAACAAGTAACAGGTGAAACAATTAACAAGCACAAACAAATACTGAAACTAGGAAACACTAAAGACACACTGGAAATTACTTTCAGTAGGATAATTAACATGGAACCAAAATGTAAACAGGACCAGATGTGAACAGGACACAATCAGGGCAAACTTATAACTGGACAATGAAATAGAAAATAACGAACACTGGGGAAACAGAACCCAACAGGTGAGGCCACCTTCAAACCCACGAGCAGAGGGTTAACAGACTCTAAGTCACACACTCAATCCACTGATCTAAGCAGCAGTGCAAGGAGAACACACTAGGGCGGAAGGGCTATAATACAGGGAGAGGTAACACTGGATgatcagtgacacctgctggccaaatgggaagAAATACAAAGGGCAGGGTCAGACGGCACTGACCCTGACAGAACCTGGAAAGTAAAAAGAGAGTCGTATGCAGGTACGAGCTTCCTTGACAAAGAGCAGTGACTGATCAGCTCCAGAGCAGTAAATCCAGAGAAGTCAGTTTTATTTGAATAATGTTGGCTAATGGCTGTGCTTCCCCTTTTAGGTCACTGCAGTGAGATGCCAGAAACTACCAGCCCTATCCTCCACCTGACAGAAGCTGGGTCCACTCCCACTCTTCCACCCTCAACTTTCCCGGTACGAGGGAGCACAGAACCTGACTCCTTCACCAGCGCTTCCACGCACTCCAGCAGCCCGGCTGCCATGGAAAGCATCGCTGTGAGGGTCAGCAGTATGACCGTGGTGCCCTCTCTCATTACCCATGAGCCTGCAGGCCTGGGTGGGACAGCCACACCACAGCCAGAGATGAATGTTTCTCAAGGTAACAGTGAAAATGGCAGGCATGATCCCATCAGTGCCCATTATACACAGGTCATTAAAACACGCATCCTAACAGCTAAGGGACAGCCAGGGACAGTCCTCATCTCTGATTCATTACAGCGTCTACTTCTAAGCTCTGCAATCAGTGACATGGTGGGTAATAACAAGGAAAAGCTTAAATCCCCGGAAAATCTGGCTGTTGTACCGTTAAGCCGAAAAGCTTCTGTAACATATCCAATGGATAAAATAGGTGTTTGGATAAAAGGGAAGCTAAGCAGTAGGGCTGCACgatttggggaaaatatctaATCGCGATTTTTCTGACAGACATCATGATCGTGAATAAAATTCGATTAATTGTGCAGCCCTATTAAGCAGGTCTGTATTTATGCCTTCAAAGCAGAAATCATGTGCCTCGTTACAGGGatggactgggattaaaaatcaGCCCTTGACTTTGGGGAGGGCAGGGGATAGGGGGGGTCCCACGATAATTTTTATTGGCTCACATACCCTTTGGCCCACTGGGAAAATGCCCAGAATTCCAGATGGCCAGGCCGGCCCTGCTATAGTCTAAGATAGGGGTGTTGAGGTCTGTAATGCCCAAAAACTGGCAGGTGTTAGAGGTGGTGGCCCAGTCTGTAAGGTCTGTCCTCCCACCCACTCAGGTAGTGTGGGTGCAATTAAATAGGTATCAGTTCTCCTACAGGCGTGTTGCTTCACTCAGTGTAGCAGGGTGAGATGAAACATCTggcagacagccccccccccccccagatcaggGACAACCTCTGTTTGGTTGTTACCAGACGTGATGGAAAATGCAGGAACAAAAATTTAAACATTTAGATTTATTTgtataacaatgctgattgttttatttctgcaaaatgtagaaaatattgTGTTCTAAGGGAAAAAGAATCAAAATTCTGATATGCGTCATTTTGTGTCACTACTATTGTAAAGCCTAGTTTTCCatgaatccatccattttccataactgcttgtcctattcagggtctcagggggtccgtagcctatcctggaggctacaggcactgggcagggaacaaaccaggatggaGCACCAACCCATGTCAGAGCAGcaacccatctcagggcaaactagttttatttctgtaaaatATAAAATCCACTGTATTTTGAGATGCTGAGCTAATTCAAGGACAACAGCGATAAGATAATGATTCCATTGCTGTAATATAATCATGAGTCCTTCAAAACCTTAAAACCAAGCCAATCATTAAAACCTCTCCTCTATATTTCACTGCCCAAAATGTTCCTACAATCTCGATAGCCTTAATCCGCTTAGCACCTTGTGTGTTTTCAGTGAGAAGACACCCTGCCCCAAAACATCTCTGTTTTCAGCTGTTCCTGGTTTCTGAGTTTTGTTCCGGGATGATTCCATCTAAAATTTCACGTTTTGGCAAAAAGTGTACGGGTCATGTGCTCTCAAGTgggtccaactcctccaggggaCAAATTTCACAATGCAGACAAACATAACTGCCCTAATAAGAGTGAGGCACATTTTAGGTGGCTCTAAATTGCTCAAAGTGTGTGGTTCTATGTGCTTTGTGCCACtgctgggtgtcccctgccctgtgccctgtgatagactggcatcctgtcctgggtgtcccctgccctgtgccctgtgatagactggcatcctgtcctgggtgtcccctgccctgtgccctgtaatagactggcatcctgtcctgggtgtcccctgccctgtgccctgtaatagactggcatcctgtcctgggtgtcccctgccctgtgccctgtaatagactggcatcctgtcctgggtgtcccctgccctgtgccctgtgatagactggcatcctgtcctgggtgtcccctgccctgtgccctgtgatagactggcatcctgtcctgggtgtcccctgccctgtgccctgtaatagactggcatcctgtcccgggtgtcccctgccttgtgtcattTGTTCCAggtaaaaatggatggatgggtatcaTTAAGGTCAAATGTTCTCTTCCAGATACCTCCAACATAAGCAGGTTGCCCACCCCAGCAAACGGCGTCATCCATAAAGAGGGTGCCCGCCCCACTTCGGCCACTTTCAGCACGCTCATACccatttcccagaattccaCTCATGCTACCACTGCTTCAGCACCTTCCCCCCCCAACGTGTACACCCTGCTCACCCTGGCTCCTACTTATCCCCACCCACCGGCCTCCACATCTGCTCCAGCCTGGCTACATGTGGAAGACCCATCTGAGCTCAACGTAGGAGACGACGGTGAgtattcacactgtttattatatAACATGTCACCATTTAGGCCACAGTTACCTGGAGTCCCTGTGCCAGCCAAGATTCAATTCAGTGCAGCTTTTTTTATATAGCAGCTTCACAACACAGTTCCCCCCATGGCACTTGATCAGACTATGTGGTTTTCCATTATTAGTTTATGTATACAAAGTGGTTCATGATACAGGGAAAATtgaaagaggggaaaatgtcagAAGACACTGGAAGGGAGGTACCGAAATTCCCTAGTAAGGCTAAAAGGTGACATctgactgcccccctcccccagacacgCTAACACTGCACAATGAATATTATCGTGCTTTTATAAATGTAAGGTGTAAACTGTGGTAACTGCCTCTAAAGCAAAGATCACTGTCTTCCCATCTCCATCAAAACACGCCTCTGTAGAGAGATACATAAATAAGCTCGTGACGCTGACGGCAGAGAACACAATGTACAAAAGGCCTTTGTTCCTGAGTGAGCTCTTTCAGGTCACGCGGCCTGAATCTCCTGTGCGGCGTCTGCAGTCTATCTGTGGGGGGTCACACTGGCCCAGTGGAGTAACCTTCAGCTAAAATGCTCTCTAATCGGCTAAAGTCTCATCTCATGCTTACTCTAGCAGAGTAAGGGCATGGACTTCTAGCCTAACTGTGGCCTATAAAAAATTTGTGATGTGTTGTTGAATCTTTGGGCGGAGTGCTTAATGCAGGTTGCTTTAGTAGGAGTTTCTGAGGAAATATGAGTCCCTCCTTGTCCTGTCACTGCCCTTCCTGACTTTCGTGTCATTGTCATGGATGCAGTGCCGGTCCTGGTCCGCTCCAGGCCACCCCTGGACCCACTCTTTGCTGGTCTGCTGTCTGTGTTCATCGTGATCGGCTCCATCGCTTCTCTCTTCTTCTTCCTGAAGTTCCGGAACAACGGACGCCTGGAGTTCCATCGACTGCAGGACGTGCCGATGGTGAGACCCATGCTGACCcagtttgggttagggttagtttaTGCTCTGGCTGCTATCTAGATTATTAacccagacacatacaggtatcCCCGCTATATGAACATTCCTTTCATGCTACTTTGCTTTTACGAAAGTCTGATCTCTCTAACTAAGAGGAATTTTGCTTTTACAAAAAAAGATGAAAATCaagaatagcatttagcatttgTTAATCAGCAAGCTGGTTAGATATGCACTGCATAACGAAAAGTCAGTCAACGATGGACCACGCATATGAATGTGGTCCTATAAGATTATAATGGAGCTGAAAAAATCCCATCACCTGGTGCAGTGCATTACTTACATGGTTGTGGTGATACTGGTGTAAACAAACATACTATGTTACCTAACGACGTCTTTCTCTGAATGTATCCCTGTCATTATGACGTATGATTGTATTTGTTCTGGTAGGTGAAGCTACACTGTACATGCATTTCTTCTACTTTATATAGCTTGTATTTATCATATTCCTGCCTTTACTATATGTTAgagttattttaggttttatgtgTCATTTGGTATGATTTGGCTTGAGGTTTGATAAATGTGGAAAGGAAGACCTCCTTTGAGACTCACCCACCCACACTGCATGTACAGAGGAGGGACAGTCAGGCACCCCTGGAGTAAACTGGAGGATGAAGGGTTTTTGCTGACTGGTCTGAAAAGGCTCGATCCGGCAACCTGAGAGGCTTAACCAGCTGAGCTGGACACTTTAAAAAaggtttatttttataaattacATACCGTCTCACTTCAGCCTTGATGCTTGCTCATTTCTGTGCAGGACGACATGATGGAGGACACGCCCTTATCCAGGTACAGTTACTGATGGGATGTCATGGCGCCAGTGATGACAAGCAGACTGCAGTGCTCACCCATCTCGTCGCTGAGCCTTTGACTTGGTGATGCCTCAAAATGTACATACTCAGTATGTCCAGAAAATTCTGCAGCCTTTCAAGCACTTTATTTCTTCTGTATGTTGGTGAAGATCTTTTATCAGGTTCCATCTggatttttggggaaaaaaatgcatttattggGCCACTGGGTACTTGGTACCCCGATGACGTTCAAAAACCTCATGAGACGCTCTTACACTCCCCCTAGTGGTGACCTTGAACATTACAGTGGCAGATGCACCTCCCTTTGCGCTTACAGCAGAGTGATAATACAAAACATTCACTAGACATTTTTGTAAAATGAGTTTCTGTCAGGGCAAAAAAAATATGATGTAACTATGATGCAGAAGATGCTGGCAAAATAACGTTTGTGGAAAAatctgagttgctgaaatatcACTCTAAATTTATGACAGTTTGCATGATGGTAGCTTCTCCTGACCAGAAATATGGATGGAAACTTCATCATATAACTGGTAAAGATTGTATAAACATTCAAACTGAATTTAGAGTTTTTGTTGGTCTTGCACAGTGTATTCCATAAGGCACAGATTATGAGCTCTGACTGAAATGAATATTAATTTTAGTTATTCATATATAATATTCTGTCTGTCCATTGTTGGAAACATAACAGACACTTACATGAGGAATCCACATAAAACCAacagaagacaatggaatatttGAATGTTGCTTGTTGTGGTAACTGACTGCTTGTTGTATAGTGCCCAGTTGAATAACAATTCAGCAGTTTCCATGTAGGACACATCTTGCAGTGCTGGTCACTTTTCAACAATGTAAAAGCTCCCCTTTGATATCCTGGTCATTTTTGAAGATGGAAAGCCCACAGTGTAGCTCTGTCCAAAGCCTAGCTTACGGCATGAAATATGCACCAGCCCCTGATCCACCTCTTGTCCATTCAAGCGCATAGGTTCGGCTTCAACATTGGTAAGGACCaattcccccaccccccttaaCACACACATGGTACACTCCCACAATAATGGTAGAGACGTGTCCCTACCATCTATACAAAATGTACACCTTTGCTTCCGTTCATAGACGCGTTCCAGTGGCATGCAAAACCCCAACTCCGATCGTGAGATAAACGTGACCCTCACTGAGCTCTTCTCTTAAAACAGGATGACGTGGAGCTTTATGTAGTGATGGAAAAGTGCTGTACCTTTAACTTTTAATTAGCATCTGCTGCCATGACTTTGTGCCGAGTTAACGCCCGAGCAGCGTCCTGTGCCCCTGTGCACGACTCAAAGCTAAGGCACGACGTAGTCGTAAAGTTGGGCCGTTTTTGTGAGGCTCTGAGGCATAGGAAACTTGAGCTaatctatatttttaaaactcAGAGTAATTCAGGGATTGAACAACAACCGTGGTACAGAGGTATGGAGCTTTTAAGACAAGTTGATTGTACAAATTAGGTAAAATattgaaataaaactttatctgTGAGGCAGAATCAGACGCAGTGCATTTCTGTCCCagtgatttatttttctgaTAGAGCTGTAAGTGCCAAAACGTGTGTTGTActgtaaagtttttaaaaggttactgtgagaaatgattaataaagatttttttgtCACATTTAGGGAAAAATCAGTGCCTTTGATTAGAATGGGGAAATACTGCAAATTTTATTACATGTACAACACAAGGGGGCAGCATTGTTACCTAACACAGTGTTTCCTAacctggtagggagcaaaaacatggactgtctgagggtccgtgaggaccgggttggaaaacactggcCTAAAACCTGCTGGGCTCCTGTGTTTGACGCTGGCCCCTCTGAGAGTGTGTGTGCAGCTCACATTCTCCCACTGTtgctggggtttcctctggttacTGGTTTCCAGTTAGGCGATCTGGCATCATTAAAATTCCAGTAGTTTATACGTGAGTGTGTGTATTCTGCAATAGACTGGCATCACATCTAGGATGTGGCTTGGACAAGCTTCACCACAACCCTGTTCTAGATAAAGcattttttctgtattgggtaATAACTGGGAACCTTTAAAAAGATTAAAGATGAATCGCATTACGGACACAATGTCCCATGATGCCAAGGGTGCAGCCtgggaggagccagatgagcaCGTCAAATGAGAGCGTCCAAATTGACGGGTTTGGCCCCATTACAGATCCCGTAACAatataatgtttttgtttttattgcttTCACATTCAGGCAGGTACGTAACAGTGTTTTTGAACAGTATTGCCA
This genomic interval from Brienomyrus brachyistius isolate T26 chromosome 21, BBRACH_0.4, whole genome shotgun sequence contains the following:
- the si:ch73-344o19.1 gene encoding uncharacterized protein si:ch73-344o19.1 isoform X2 — translated: MEVEINIVLYALAILIRASSFGGHCSEMPETTSPILHLTEAGSTPTLPPSTFPVRGSTEPDSFTSASTHSSSPAAMESIAVRVSSMTVVPSLITHEPAGLGGTATPQPEMNVSQDTSNISRLPTPANGVIHKEGARPTSATFSTLIPISQNSTHATTASAPSPPNVYTLLTLAPTYPHPPASTSAPAWLHVEDPSELNVGDDVPEQRTPGVPSTAGRADGRHDGGHALIQVQLLMGCHGASDDKQTAVLTHLVAEPLTW
- the si:ch73-344o19.1 gene encoding uncharacterized protein si:ch73-344o19.1 isoform X1 codes for the protein MEVEINIVLYALAILIRASSFGGHCSEMPETTSPILHLTEAGSTPTLPPSTFPVRGSTEPDSFTSASTHSSSPAAMESIAVRVSSMTVVPSLITHEPAGLGGTATPQPEMNVSQDTSNISRLPTPANGVIHKEGARPTSATFSTLIPISQNSTHATTASAPSPPNVYTLLTLAPTYPHPPASTSAPAWLHVEDPSELNVGDDVPVLVRSRPPLDPLFAGLLSVFIVIGSIASLFFFLKFRNNGRLEFHRLQDVPMDDMMEDTPLSRYSY